Genomic segment of Pangasianodon hypophthalmus isolate fPanHyp1 chromosome 22, fPanHyp1.pri, whole genome shotgun sequence:
tgctgttatagaaaattcatcaacaccttctgaccaattgaatttgagaattcaagaaCAATATTTATAATAGGCCTACAGTTGTTTGTGCCATCACTCAGTAGGCTTTCAGATGATCGCTTAATACAGCTACTCTAACATAATACCAAGTAAATTCCAGAAGTGACAAATGCCCTTACCTGAGGGAAAGACAACTACAGCTTGGATACACTGTTAAAACAAGGAACATCCAAAAATCTGATTTACCACCTTGTATGGATAATAGGGACATAATGGAGACATGGCATTTTTTGTGGTTAGGGATTATTTCCTTATTTGATAATTTATGTATTGCAGGATCATACAGAACCACTAGATGGAGATATTTCTATTCTAACCAATCCTCATTCTGCTAGCGTTTACAATTCATTTCTAGCTCACACCAAATCCACAAGATCTGATCCAAATAACACTTTAAAAAGATACTGGCACTAAAATGCAGATCTCCACTAGGATAGTTTGTGGTGCTTTAGGGCACTTTGATTAAAATCTAGATCAAGATAACTTCATTAGTCATGTGGAATTCATAACACTCCAGTCGAGACATAACAGGTCTAACATGAAGACAGCCAGATGTTCACGTGCATCAATGAGGCATAGTAGGAAGATGTGACTATGATTTTGATATTGCAATGCATTATGTCATAATACAATCTTCTGAGCATATTATGGGTATCATCTGTACTTTTAGAACACAAGCACTCCTGACAGTAGCAAGTATTTTTACCTAATTTTCCTGGTTAAACACCtattttgtaaatgttgcaTAGAATAATGATCTTGAAACATTTTTGTCATGTAGCTTGACTGTTGAGGTTGCATTGTGATATGATAGCTTTGCtattaaacacagtaaacagtaagTCACACAACTAGCCTATCAGTTGCAAAAATACTGTGTGATGAGTGGCTTAATGTTGCAGTTCCATTGCAGAGCTGTAACTGGAGTTGAATCATGTTGGAAATCTCATGTATGCTGCATTGCATCTGGCAGCACCCTGCTGAAAACTCCCTTCCCTCCTTCTAGATCTGCTAGTGTTGTCTTTGTGTCTTTCCTCACTGATTTACCTTTGCATGTAGGTGTGTGAGACACCAGAGGAAATGACTCCAGTCCAGCATGATGAAGGACCCAGTGCTGTGTCTCAGCTGGCGAAAAGAGTAAGGCCACATTCACAGCCTACAAGCAATTCAATATTAAACAGATCTACAGTCTAATCACTTATGTATAAGTCTTGTGCAGTGAAAACGAATGTGCTAGGGCTGGAACGGCATCATAAACGCACAACCCTGTTTCAGTTTTCAATATATTGTGGAGCGTGCCTCTCATTTTCAAAGCGAACAATATTAAAAGTCATATAACACTTTGAGGGTTCAATTAGGAAATTCTAGAACACTTTTAAAGCAGACTTGTAGCCttaagtaaatgtaaaactgCCCTTTTGTCTGATTTTCCATccttaaaggagcagtttgtaatttttgacACCCTCTGCTGCCTATAAGGTGAATTACAACTGCAATGAAAACATTAACAAGTGTTCTCCTTTGAGCCAACTGAATCCTCACTCACTTTTAGAATGACAATGGCTTGTTGAATTGCTTTTTAAGGAAAAGGTCCAGGGTGGAGTATCTTTGCCTAGCCTAGGGGGCGGCGCTTATTTCCgggccagaaaaatgcaaacaatagccataaatgaagaaaatagcCTTATCCATTGCATGATAATATTATAAATCACAATTTTTAAAGATATCCTATAagaattatatgattatttgaattatatgactgtatatatttatacttatacaGTCATACAGATGTATCTCCAACTATTTAGCATTAATaggccacaaacacacagtgttgtGATGAACTTGTATATTTTCAATGTTTGTGTGATATGAAGTAAAAGAATTCATAGTAGCCAAATTATGGTACACTACAGGTGTTAACTCACTATGTGTGGAATCactatgtgcttttttttgtcagtgtgaGTGAAATACCCCTGCACGTTTTCCCTCAGGTGCAGGGCGTGGGGACAAAGGGCTGGAAGAGCGTGGCCGCTCTATTTAATAAAGATGATGAGCACCAGCTCCTGGAGTCTGAGACTGAGAGTCAGCCTGTTCCGGACCAGTGAGTGCCTTACCAGTGTTCACCTCAATGATGTGTCTAGAGCCAGTTCAACATCTGCTGCTGTAAAACGCACAGTTTAGTATTTCTCCAGACTCAGCTAAAGATTTATTCAGATAAATAACCAGGAGAATCACTAAACTGTGCTTAGTCGGCTATGttgaattgtttttgtttcatcaattgtctaaaaatgtaaaacttgtTATTCaagaattcattattttaaatcaagGCTAATTAAAATCTTAACTCTCTGGATCCATCCATCATCCCTACTGCCTTCTGTCAGAAAGAACACCCATTTTGACAATTAGTGAACAAATGTCTTTGAGAAACTGTTACCTGTTCTAAATGAAAGAACAGACCCTTGCACCAGTATTCACTCCCCATGAACTTACTGTAAACCTTGAACTTGAACCTATACAATTTAAAGCATATAGGGAGTAGGACATAATTCCTTGACACAGGGTATGATTTGACAAAATTGTGTTCTtgttcataacattaaatcaaaATAGTTCATTGTAGTGTAAGAAAAGATAAGACTTTATTCATCCTGGTGGGAAATTTCTTGCCAACAGTTGCAATAAATAGTTatagaaacagaagaaaacagaaaattactacaaacagaaataaatctggaaaagaaaaagtataaaaaaggcaatgaagtaaataaaaataagataaagtaaaatgcaaaaataaaaaaagattaaaacactATATAAGAAATATAGTGTTATTATCCTTGTTCCTAGCATCCTAATTTATATAAAGCTATAAGAGACTAGAGTAAAGTGTCTGAGTCCAATAGTGATGAATGAACCGTGCACCAAATTTCATGTATTTCAAAAAAACTTCAGTTTTTGTAGTGACAGTGCTGAAAACTCAGTCAGCTCACTTTAGGATCCTACTGTAACATTACTTTTGACTTGACTCCTCATCTCTTTTCAGCCCACTGGCGATGAAGCCAGAAGAGCCGACGCGACCCAACAAACGCAACACAGGATTCTGGGATGCCTTTGCCACCAAGTGGAACCAGGCAGCGGCTATGAAACAGGCTGAAGCAGCGGAGGCAGCCGGTGAGGGTGGATCCGATGGGACGAGTCAGGAAGAAGGGAATCAGGCAGGAGCGGAGAACACAGTGGGAGAGGATGGAGGTGGGCAGGGCAACAGCTTCTCCAGATATGCCTCTCTGGGCGGGGCCAATGATGATGCATCTGCCTTTAAATGGAACTTTGTGACCACCAAGCTGGCAGAGCTGAAAAGCAAAAGCATGACCAAGAGCAACTAGCCAATGACATAAGAGGACACCAGagacagaaaatgagaaaaggaTGGAATTTTGTCTGTATCTGGATTGGTTGCTCTCTTTGAATGAACCTGATTaatcacaatctcctctttggCTTCCAGCTTTACTTGATATACTGCTGCATGACACACACTCTTCAGGGACTTATGCACAACAGGCACTATTCAAGCTACAATCTTACGTCTAACATGTTGTACAATCACAATATTTTCCTGATGGCAATTTTTCTCTGTAGCATAAGAAACATCCCCGTTATTTTGCACTATAAGTATAATCTAGTTTAGTTTTATTCCTGCTAGCATTTCTATGGATTCTTTTCCTTCAAACCATCTCCCAGACCTGAATAACATAACTGTAAGTCCATCATCTTGAACAAGTCATCATATAAGAAGTCATCATGTTCTTTATAcctttattatttcatttaatcagTAGCTACAGTCTTATCACTGCTGCTATGATAATGCTAATTTCTGCTAGTGCAGATAAAGGATTTACACTAACATGTTTTGCTGCATTATATTGTACTCaataattagaaaaaatatGATAACTGACTTAGAATTATTCATTACAATAGAATGATGATAGAATGATTACATCATTTGAGCACAACTGAATGTAACATTATCATCAAGCTAATATATAGTAGTGTCTATTTACCAGATCAACAAGCTAACTCCAGTAATTTCTGAATTAGCATGCCTATAGTAAACACATTTACGAATAGACATATTCAAATTAGACAAAAGCAAATGCTGTATAAGTCAAAATACCTGCTTCACGGCAAATAACATGATAATGTAACAATATAAATGAGGTTACTATTGGTAGACGGGCACAAAGGATGCACTTTTGTCTAGGAGGAAAATAGGAACATGTGAGTTCTGATTGTTTTCTGCTTGTCCTAGTTCCTGTCTGGCTTCTCCTAAATTCAGTTTGGTTAAATATATGACACCAGACTCAgagtttctttgtgtgtgtgtgtgtgtgtgtgtgtgtctgtgtgtgtgtgtgagagagagaccttcAGACAAACCCAAATGCCGATATGTGTGAACATTTGGGGAATGTTGTTGTCCTAATGGTGCCTGCTGTAAGCTGTTTGCtctcttgtttatttttgttgaatGGGTTAttctgtttcattcattcacctttcAACAAAAAATACTGCAAATAAAGTCCATCTGATGAagtgtgtgctttttttaatcatttcagaCTCATTTCACgtgttaaattattattgcaATTTTCGCTCCAGATGAACAGATAAATCATGGCTTTCACTCAATCATACAAATCATTTTAGACGAAATAATGCGTCTTTAGCTATAAACATGAAGCATGAatgagcacttttttttttttttgcattttagccacattgttattattagctattatagctactataagctatatttaatattttagaaattattatatttaatattaaaatatcaaaatataataatttgggtgtttatttatttcactgcaaaaaaatgacaccttagaaagtgaaaatatattgaatatatagtcaaatttatttagtatttcttattataagattacagtaaaccaaatatatgattatttaaCCTATGTCTAAACatttttgattaatttctaGCTTGTTCAATGGGCAGATAATTTTcaacataattaaataatttcaagcatttatttctagaaagaagcacaATAATCTGAAAATAGAATAAGAAACTTTAATGTATGAAACATTAcaacaggtttataataatctcataataagaaatattagatacattttctcatgttcaaaatattttcacttaaggttttatttatttattatattcattgATGGTATTTAATTTTGATGTtatgtttcattgttttatcatatatatatatatatatatatatatatatatatatatatatatatatatatatatatatatatatatataatttatttctaacatttcaatgctgatttttttttgttttttttttcaactaccatttttcatatattttgatagaaataataaaattacatagAAAACATCATGTTGTTAATTAACATTagattaccttttttttaattaaacccattttaaagaatttatttcttcttttctgtttccACTGCACATGTTAAAGGTGAATGGTGTGAGAAACATGTGAGAAACATGGATGTCATCACACCTATGTCAAgtgaataaacactgaaatggtTCTGACCAGGACGTCCtgcaatataatatttttatggtATTCCTACAGTACAATGTATCAGTAGACACGGTTTCAGGCAGGGGGCGCAGGGAAGTGTGTGTACAGCCGCAGGTTCATTAAACACACAGCTGGAGCCTTTTTATCACATATGGTATATAGAACTGTAAAGATCCGATTCAGCCCATTTAATACATACAGAGGAGCAAGAGAGCATAGTGGGTAAAATGGTGTACTTGGTGTTCATGTACTGAGATCTAATACAGAAAGTTTAGCTAACTTGCAAGCCAATTTGCACGAGATACAAGGAATTCTTGCTTCTGCCTCTCAGTGCAGTGGATTACTGGATGAAAAGCATGTTTAGGGGTGTGTATCAGTCTTTCTGTGGCCAGTGACGTGATGTATGAACACTTACAGTAATACAGTTTGATATGATTCGGTGTTGTGTAAACAGTCTTGCTTATAATGGTGCTGGGATTTGTTCTGATCCTTCCAGTCAGTAGCACAGAACTTTAATCACTGAGTCATTCTGATAATGA
This window contains:
- the LOC113532991 gene encoding uncharacterized protein C1orf232, which translates into the protein MNPLWKVYKSKVMKTLNPDAEEEPAEEVCETPEEMTPVQHDEGPSAVSQLAKRVQGVGTKGWKSVAALFNKDDEHQLLESETESQPVPDHPLAMKPEEPTRPNKRNTGFWDAFATKWNQAAAMKQAEAAEAAGEGGSDGTSQEEGNQAGAENTVGEDGGGQGNSFSRYASLGGANDDASAFKWNFVTTKLAELKSKSMTKSN